In Chryseobacterium gleum, a single genomic region encodes these proteins:
- the rnhA gene encoding ribonuclease HI yields MRIEIYTDGACSGNPGKGGYGILMRVPEKNYQKTFSRGFRKTTNNRMELLAVITALEKLKSTENEIHIYTDSKYVSDAINQNWIAGWIKRGWKNVKNPDLWKKFVELYNKHNPKMHWIKGHAGHFENELCDKLAVAAANSSDLEIDTYFENLDNNSLF; encoded by the coding sequence TTGAGAATCGAAATTTATACCGATGGCGCTTGCAGCGGAAATCCGGGGAAAGGCGGATACGGAATCCTCATGCGTGTTCCGGAAAAAAATTACCAGAAAACTTTTTCCAGGGGTTTCAGGAAAACTACCAATAACAGAATGGAACTTCTGGCTGTCATCACAGCATTGGAAAAACTGAAGTCAACAGAAAATGAGATCCATATTTATACAGACAGCAAATACGTATCTGATGCGATCAATCAAAACTGGATTGCAGGTTGGATCAAAAGAGGATGGAAAAATGTAAAAAACCCGGATCTCTGGAAAAAATTCGTTGAGCTTTACAATAAACACAATCCTAAAATGCATTGGATAAAAGGTCACGCCGGGCACTTTGAGAACGAACTTTGTGATAAATTAGCGGTTGCGGCTGCCAATTCTTCCGACCTCGAAATTGATACTTATTTTGAGAATCTTGACAATAATTCCTTATTCTAG
- the dnaB gene encoding replicative DNA helicase yields MAQKETLSSLTHGNFAKELSIADGKMPPNAVDFERLVIGTFLIDKKGLDHSIDLLTPEVFYDPRHQVIFSTILKLYEGNHPVDLMTIIQDLKKEDKLSQAGGDHYIIDLTMGVSSSAHIEYHVRVILEKYILRSLINVSANVIDSSYKESTDVFELLDKAEQSFFEITNGTIKKGFDTANSLVKQAIDTIKSLKDKQGLSGVPSGFRDVDKETGGWQNSDLIIIAARPAMGKTAFLLSMARNIAVGHKIPMALFSLEMASVQLITRMIASETRISSEKLRKGTLDDEEWQRLFSNVSELENAPLYIDETPSLSIFDFRAKCRRLVMQHGVRLIMVDYLQLMTAGGGGKGVGNREQEISMISRSLKAIAKELNVPVIALSQLSRSVEARPGKRPQLSDLRESGAIEQDADIVSFIFRPEYYKISVWDNDEEGQETSTENQAELIIAKHRNGATADVRLSFLKHFAKFGDIEAAFDGGAGGGYPSNFGEPSGFDRIKTTIQPGAAFDLPDSSKLSGSSMNDFDDDDDFPF; encoded by the coding sequence ATGGCGCAGAAAGAAACATTATCATCCCTGACACACGGAAACTTTGCAAAAGAATTGTCTATTGCGGATGGAAAAATGCCTCCCAATGCAGTGGACTTTGAAAGACTTGTTATCGGAACTTTTTTGATTGACAAAAAAGGTCTTGATCATTCCATTGACCTCCTTACCCCGGAGGTATTTTATGACCCGAGACATCAGGTCATCTTTTCTACTATCCTGAAACTTTATGAAGGCAACCATCCGGTAGACTTAATGACGATTATTCAGGATCTAAAAAAAGAAGACAAACTAAGCCAGGCAGGTGGAGATCACTACATCATTGATCTTACAATGGGAGTAAGCTCATCTGCTCATATTGAATACCATGTACGCGTTATTCTTGAAAAATATATTTTAAGAAGCCTTATCAACGTTTCTGCCAATGTTATTGATTCTTCCTACAAAGAATCAACAGATGTTTTTGAACTTCTGGACAAAGCAGAGCAGTCTTTCTTCGAAATCACCAACGGAACAATTAAGAAGGGATTCGACACTGCCAATTCATTGGTAAAGCAGGCTATCGATACCATTAAATCTTTAAAAGATAAACAGGGACTTTCAGGAGTTCCATCAGGATTCAGAGATGTGGATAAGGAAACCGGTGGATGGCAGAACTCTGACCTCATTATTATTGCCGCCCGTCCGGCGATGGGTAAAACCGCATTCCTTCTTTCCATGGCAAGAAATATTGCAGTGGGTCACAAAATTCCTATGGCACTGTTCTCCCTCGAGATGGCGTCTGTACAGCTTATCACCAGAATGATTGCTTCGGAAACAAGAATTTCTTCTGAGAAATTAAGAAAAGGAACACTGGATGATGAAGAATGGCAAAGACTGTTCTCCAATGTATCTGAACTGGAGAATGCTCCTTTATATATTGACGAAACCCCTTCCCTTTCAATATTCGACTTCCGTGCAAAATGCCGAAGACTGGTAATGCAGCACGGCGTGAGACTTATCATGGTCGACTACCTTCAGCTGATGACTGCTGGCGGTGGCGGTAAAGGAGTCGGAAACCGTGAGCAGGAAATCTCCATGATTTCACGTTCATTAAAGGCGATTGCGAAAGAACTTAATGTACCCGTAATTGCTCTTTCCCAGCTTTCAAGAAGCGTGGAAGCCCGTCCCGGAAAAAGACCTCAGCTCTCAGACCTGAGGGAATCCGGAGCGATTGAGCAGGATGCGGATATTGTATCTTTCATCTTCAGACCGGAATATTATAAAATTTCTGTTTGGGATAATGATGAAGAAGGACAGGAAACATCTACTGAAAACCAGGCTGAACTTATTATTGCAAAACACAGAAATGGTGCTACTGCAGATGTCAGATTATCATTCTTAAAACATTTTGCAAAATTCGGTGATATAGAAGCAGCGTTTGATGGCGGAGCCGGAGGAGGATATCCTTCCAATTTCGGGGAGCCAAGCGGATTTGACAGGATCAAAACAACAATTCAGCCAGGAGCCGCATTTGACCTTCCGGACAGCTCAAAACTTTCGGGATCATCAATGAATGATTTCGACGATGATGATGATTTTCCGTTTTAA
- a CDS encoding T9SS type B sorting domain-containing protein, protein MKKILLLFILLITQMAYSQSDCVTAIPICGNSDISYTPSGPGSIIEILNQNGGCLSTNERFTVWYTFTVSTPGTLAFTIKPNDQSDDYDFAVYGPTTNGCASLQDANHVFIQPIRCNYSGTPGDTGLDLALAPPAVFPTNPPGTTASMNNGKWSPYMNVLVGQTYYLVIDNFSRSVNGFSLEWTGTASLSSAFNDPVLSPHPFITPGIPGTNPNDPSQVMVCSLPTQFDFTTLTASIINGNSSNFSVTYHKTTNDALTGANPLTVTTVDGTTTYYYRIVYHDPSNPNNPINGCFITGKFKFVNVGITANSATLYSCNNNGAGTAKYNLTTANIFGGSGATIKYYTSVADMNADINEITDPANYVSAETTIYAKIVSNFGCIATTTIRLLFYPTVVLKDAVLQNCYIENDVTRSTFDLSKADIGVAVPTPTGTIIKYYTSIADAKAQANPIVGALNYLSESKTVYARVDNDKQCYSIAKIELVVLPPVKSAVLKDKTICAEAKTTLDAGPGFVSYEWSTGETTQSISNVGVGAYWVKLQTGKCFTLQEVRVHPSLQPVISGIEITNNNITVTATGGVPPYKYSVDGVTWQDSNIFTGLPRGENTIYVKDTYNCTPIQVTVTVPNLINAITPNGDNVNDVIDYSALAYKKNLIFIVYDRYGNKLHEANKMRNFTWDGTAFGKKIPTGTYWYTISWNENNKNNTETKYSGWVLVKNRE, encoded by the coding sequence ATGAAAAAAATATTACTTCTTTTTATTTTATTGATAACTCAAATGGCCTACTCACAGTCAGACTGTGTCACAGCAATCCCTATCTGTGGTAACTCTGACATTTCTTATACCCCGTCAGGCCCGGGGAGCATCATAGAAATTCTTAATCAAAACGGAGGCTGCCTCAGCACCAATGAAAGATTTACTGTTTGGTATACCTTCACTGTATCTACACCAGGCACCCTAGCGTTTACAATAAAACCTAACGACCAGAGTGATGATTACGATTTCGCTGTCTATGGTCCAACTACAAACGGCTGTGCTTCTTTACAGGACGCAAATCATGTTTTCATACAGCCAATAAGATGTAACTATAGCGGTACTCCGGGAGACACAGGACTGGATCTTGCTCTTGCTCCACCAGCAGTATTCCCAACCAATCCTCCTGGTACCACAGCGAGTATGAATAATGGAAAATGGAGTCCTTATATGAATGTACTGGTAGGTCAGACTTACTATCTGGTTATTGACAACTTCAGTAGATCCGTTAATGGTTTTTCTTTAGAATGGACAGGTACTGCCAGCTTAAGTTCAGCATTTAACGATCCTGTACTTTCACCTCACCCATTTATTACTCCGGGAATTCCGGGAACTAATCCTAATGATCCAAGCCAGGTGATGGTTTGTTCATTACCAACTCAGTTTGATTTTACAACACTGACAGCATCTATTATTAACGGTAACAGCTCTAACTTCTCCGTTACTTATCACAAAACTACCAATGACGCCCTTACAGGCGCCAACCCTCTTACAGTAACTACTGTAGACGGAACAACAACTTACTATTACCGAATTGTATACCATGATCCAAGCAATCCGAATAACCCAATCAACGGGTGCTTCATTACCGGGAAGTTCAAGTTTGTCAATGTCGGTATTACAGCTAATTCAGCCACTTTATATTCCTGTAACAACAATGGAGCCGGTACCGCAAAATACAATTTAACAACAGCCAATATATTCGGAGGCTCTGGAGCAACAATTAAGTATTATACTTCGGTTGCCGATATGAATGCAGACATCAATGAAATTACTGATCCTGCCAACTACGTTTCTGCTGAAACTACTATATATGCAAAAATTGTTTCTAACTTCGGATGTATTGCAACTACTACGATCAGATTGCTATTCTATCCAACAGTTGTATTAAAAGATGCTGTACTTCAGAACTGCTATATTGAAAATGATGTTACCCGTTCAACATTTGATCTTTCCAAAGCTGATATCGGGGTAGCCGTTCCAACTCCTACAGGAACTATTATTAAATATTATACCTCGATAGCCGATGCCAAAGCTCAGGCAAATCCTATTGTAGGAGCATTAAATTATCTTTCAGAAAGCAAAACGGTATATGCAAGAGTAGACAATGACAAACAATGTTATTCAATTGCCAAGATAGAACTGGTGGTATTGCCTCCGGTAAAATCAGCCGTACTAAAAGACAAAACAATTTGTGCAGAAGCCAAAACCACTCTGGATGCAGGACCTGGATTTGTAAGCTACGAATGGAGCACAGGTGAAACTACACAATCTATCAGCAACGTGGGAGTTGGTGCTTATTGGGTAAAACTTCAGACCGGGAAATGTTTCACACTTCAGGAAGTACGTGTGCACCCAAGCCTTCAGCCGGTGATTTCAGGAATAGAAATTACCAACAACAACATCACTGTAACAGCTACGGGAGGCGTTCCTCCTTACAAGTATTCTGTAGATGGCGTTACATGGCAGGATTCCAATATATTTACAGGACTTCCAAGAGGTGAGAACACAATATATGTAAAGGATACTTACAACTGTACTCCTATTCAGGTGACTGTAACGGTTCCTAACCTTATTAACGCTATCACTCCGAACGGAGATAATGTAAATGATGTTATCGACTACTCTGCATTAGCATACAAGAAGAACCTTATCTTCATCGTGTATGACAGATATGGAAACAAGCTTCACGAAGCCAATAAAATGAGAAACTTTACCTGGGACGGAACAGCCTTCGGTAAGAAAATTCCAACCGGAACTTACTGGTACACGATCTCATGGAATGAAAATAATAAAAACAATACCGAAACCAAATATTCAGGATGGGTATTGGTAAAAAACAGAGAATAA
- a CDS encoding T9SS type B sorting domain-containing protein: protein MAFAQQDCATAIPICSDAAISLTPNGWGNVKEGQVGCLGPNGESNSIWLTFSIETAGTLTFLVTPTGPNAVGIDYDFALYGPNHNCANTTATPLRCSYAGVNSTIINPTGLNMTSTDTTEGAGGDGYVKYIDVLPGQVYHLLLNNYSTQIAPFNLTFGGTAKLLTPFDHNSAHVYQPNPFLQPGPTQNGEIPVCGKIVSYDFSTLSSQILNANPNFIVKYYASATDALDDTNAITTPTNINVATTYTYAISYVDPNSPTSFLNQCREYGQIKFLDKSFTLNPATLTSCSNNNSGTAMYDLSTATVGAAPNHILKYYPSMYDLNNGTNEITNPYMFVSAEGSVFVKAINEFGCTASAEITLKFYPLVTATDASLRSCFIESNPATALFNLANAPVTSPTGTTTKKYFPSLTDAIDATNEILGFNNYIAPNGFVYVRVSDTRGCYTVAKITLTVIPPVTSSVLKDKIICMEDTTTLDAGPGFNGYEWSTGATTQSIKNVGVGVYWVKLKTGDCIATQKVTVYPSEQPVVNGVDVSNTTLTINVIGGTPDYQYSMDKITWQNSNIFTNVARGTYKVYVKDAYDCDPIEVTVVVPNLINMITPNGDGVNDVVDYSAMADKQNLILSIFDRYGTKIHQGDKSNGYKWDGTIAGKKIPTGTYWYSVTWNENDKKNTPFKFSGWIVVKNRE from the coding sequence GTGGCTTTTGCACAGCAGGACTGTGCTACTGCCATACCGATATGCAGCGATGCCGCCATTTCTCTTACACCTAATGGCTGGGGAAATGTGAAAGAAGGTCAGGTGGGCTGTCTTGGTCCTAACGGAGAGAGTAATTCCATATGGCTTACTTTCAGCATAGAAACAGCCGGAACACTTACTTTTTTAGTAACTCCAACGGGTCCTAATGCTGTGGGTATTGACTATGATTTTGCCCTGTATGGCCCCAATCATAACTGTGCGAATACAACAGCTACTCCATTGAGATGTTCTTACGCTGGCGTTAACTCAACCATCATCAATCCTACCGGTCTTAATATGACCTCCACAGACACAACTGAAGGAGCTGGTGGCGATGGTTATGTAAAATATATCGACGTACTTCCCGGACAAGTATACCATCTTCTTTTAAATAATTATTCGACACAAATTGCTCCATTTAACTTAACTTTCGGGGGGACAGCTAAGCTCCTTACACCGTTTGACCATAATTCAGCGCACGTTTATCAACCTAATCCGTTTTTACAGCCTGGTCCTACGCAAAACGGCGAGATCCCGGTATGTGGAAAAATTGTAAGCTATGATTTTTCTACACTTTCCTCACAAATCTTAAATGCTAACCCTAATTTTATAGTAAAGTATTATGCTTCTGCAACAGATGCATTAGACGATACAAACGCAATTACTACACCTACGAACATTAATGTAGCGACCACTTATACTTATGCAATCAGCTATGTTGATCCAAACAGCCCAACCAGCTTCTTAAACCAGTGTAGAGAATATGGACAGATAAAATTCCTTGATAAATCTTTTACGCTTAATCCCGCAACACTGACTTCTTGCAGCAACAACAATTCAGGGACGGCAATGTATGATCTATCTACAGCAACTGTAGGAGCTGCTCCTAATCATATATTAAAGTATTATCCTTCTATGTATGATCTTAATAACGGAACCAATGAGATCACCAATCCTTACATGTTTGTTTCGGCAGAAGGTTCAGTTTTTGTAAAAGCAATCAACGAATTTGGATGTACTGCATCTGCAGAAATTACTCTTAAATTCTATCCTTTGGTTACAGCAACAGATGCTTCATTAAGATCCTGTTTTATAGAATCCAACCCGGCTACTGCTCTATTCAATCTTGCAAATGCACCGGTGACAAGCCCTACGGGAACTACAACCAAGAAATATTTCCCATCACTGACAGATGCTATAGATGCAACAAACGAAATTTTAGGATTTAATAATTATATAGCGCCGAACGGATTTGTGTATGTGAGAGTATCAGACACAAGAGGATGCTATACCGTTGCAAAAATCACTTTAACAGTAATCCCTCCTGTGACATCAAGTGTTCTGAAAGACAAGATCATCTGTATGGAGGACACTACAACTCTTGATGCAGGACCAGGATTCAACGGTTACGAGTGGAGCACTGGAGCAACTACCCAGTCAATCAAAAATGTAGGGGTAGGAGTCTACTGGGTAAAACTGAAAACAGGAGATTGTATCGCAACACAGAAAGTCACTGTATATCCTTCTGAACAACCTGTAGTAAACGGTGTTGATGTTTCCAATACAACTCTTACAATAAACGTTATAGGAGGAACACCGGATTATCAGTATTCAATGGATAAAATCACATGGCAGAACTCAAATATTTTCACAAATGTTGCCAGAGGCACTTATAAAGTATATGTAAAAGATGCTTATGACTGTGATCCTATTGAAGTTACAGTAGTTGTTCCAAACCTTATCAATATGATTACTCCAAATGGTGATGGTGTGAATGATGTTGTAGATTATTCTGCTATGGCAGATAAACAAAATCTTATTTTGAGTATATTTGACAGATACGGAACAAAAATCCACCAGGGAGATAAATCAAACGGTTACAAATGGGACGGAACTATTGCAGGGAAGAAAATTCCAACAGGTACATACTGGTATTCTGTAACTTGGAATGAGAATGATAAAAAGAACACTCCTTTCAAGTTTTCAGGTTGGATTGTGGTAAAAAACAGAGAATAA
- a CDS encoding MFS transporter: MISFTPLQTLQNVEFRNLLTGRFFIVLAFRMLATLLGWWVYQLTKDPFSIGLIGLSEVIPAVSCALYAGHVIDMNEKKRLLLICNYAYIFLIGLLLIPAFFNVEMHFTGHQITYFIYGVIFFTGIARAFIGPIVPSMIPKIVKKENLPNAVTLNQATFLISSVCGHAIGGVLIGFIGVKWTLVVILSLIFVASLFFWQLHKQHSEYKKETVNVVESMREGISYIFKTKEILGALCLDMFAVLFGGAVAMIPVFATDILKSGAEGFGLLNAASDIGSMCIITILSIVPLRKNQGKILLAVVTGFGLCIIGFGLSKIYWLSFMFLVMSGMLDGISVVIRGTIVQLKTPDHIRGRVLSVNSIFIMSSNEMGQFESGLMAKLLGVVRSVVFGGCMTVLVALVVGSTNPKLRKMQY; encoded by the coding sequence ATGATTTCCTTTACCCCGTTACAAACATTACAAAATGTTGAGTTCAGAAATCTTCTCACCGGGAGATTTTTTATTGTTTTAGCCTTCAGAATGCTTGCCACTTTATTGGGATGGTGGGTATATCAGTTAACAAAAGATCCTTTTTCAATTGGCCTTATCGGTCTTTCAGAAGTAATTCCTGCCGTAAGCTGTGCGCTGTATGCAGGACATGTTATTGATATGAATGAGAAAAAGAGGCTGCTCCTCATTTGTAATTATGCTTATATTTTTCTGATCGGACTTCTGCTGATTCCTGCGTTTTTTAATGTAGAAATGCATTTTACCGGCCATCAGATTACTTATTTTATTTATGGAGTTATCTTTTTTACAGGGATTGCAAGAGCTTTTATCGGGCCTATTGTTCCTTCCATGATTCCTAAAATTGTAAAGAAGGAAAATCTTCCCAATGCTGTAACTCTGAACCAGGCTACATTCCTTATATCTTCTGTTTGCGGGCACGCTATTGGAGGTGTCCTTATTGGATTTATCGGTGTAAAATGGACCCTGGTTGTTATTTTATCATTGATATTTGTTGCTTCATTATTTTTCTGGCAGCTTCATAAACAGCATTCAGAATACAAAAAAGAAACGGTAAATGTTGTGGAAAGTATGCGTGAAGGAATTTCTTATATCTTTAAAACTAAAGAAATCCTGGGAGCGTTATGCCTTGATATGTTTGCTGTACTTTTTGGTGGTGCAGTGGCTATGATCCCTGTATTTGCTACGGATATTTTAAAGTCAGGAGCGGAAGGCTTCGGATTGCTGAATGCAGCCTCTGATATTGGCTCTATGTGTATCATTACTATTTTATCTATTGTTCCGCTTCGAAAAAATCAAGGAAAAATTCTACTTGCTGTTGTTACCGGATTCGGGCTTTGTATCATTGGATTTGGCCTGTCCAAAATATACTGGCTGTCTTTTATGTTTTTGGTAATGAGCGGAATGCTGGATGGGATATCCGTCGTTATCCGCGGTACCATTGTGCAGCTTAAAACTCCCGATCATATAAGAGGCCGTGTTCTGAGTGTGAATTCAATTTTCATCATGTCCAGCAATGAAATGGGACAGTTTGAAAGCGGGCTTATGGCTAAACTACTGGGGGTTGTACGCTCTGTTGTATTCGGAGGATGTATGACTGTCCTGGTTGCATTGGTGGTAGGGAGCACCAATCCTAAACTGAGAAAAATGCAATATTAA
- a CDS encoding GH3 auxin-responsive promoter family protein — MLNFFKKNAALIWAKKHVRKAEDFKKNAERDQENLLLSLVNTAQKTLFGREHDFENIHTVKEFQDRVPVADYEDLKPYIERVKKGQANILWTETPEYFAKTSGTTSGSKYIPISKEGMPFQIAGAQSALFHYISKKNNADFVNGKMIFLQGSPELEEVFGIKTGRLSGIVAHHIPNYLQKNRLPSWETNIMEDWEAKVDKIIEETEHENMTLISGIPPWLIMYFEKLTEKHGKKIKQLFPNLQLIVTGGVNYEPYRDKMEELLGSKVDIIQTFPASEGFFAFQDDYSREGLLLLTNHGIFYEFIPLEEYGKPEARRLTLKEIELHKDYALILTTNSGLWAYSIGDVVRFISKDPYRILVSGRTKHFTSAFGEHVIAFEVEEAMKATLEKYPAQITEFHLAPQVNPTEGLPYHEWLIEFEKEPEHLDVFRNELDQQLRARNTYYDDLISGNILQKLQITRLKRNAFHEYAKSQGKLGGQNKTPRLANDRKIADLLEIYKL, encoded by the coding sequence ATGTTAAACTTCTTCAAGAAAAATGCAGCACTGATCTGGGCAAAGAAACATGTCCGAAAAGCAGAGGATTTCAAAAAAAATGCTGAAAGAGACCAGGAGAACCTGTTACTATCTCTTGTAAATACAGCTCAAAAAACACTTTTTGGGCGTGAGCATGATTTTGAAAACATCCATACTGTAAAAGAGTTTCAGGATAGAGTTCCGGTAGCCGATTATGAAGATCTGAAACCTTATATTGAAAGAGTAAAGAAAGGACAGGCAAATATTCTCTGGACAGAAACTCCTGAATACTTTGCCAAAACTTCGGGGACAACTTCAGGTTCTAAATACATTCCTATTTCCAAAGAAGGAATGCCATTTCAGATTGCCGGTGCGCAAAGTGCTCTTTTCCATTACATCAGCAAAAAAAATAATGCAGATTTTGTAAACGGAAAAATGATTTTTCTTCAGGGCAGCCCTGAACTGGAGGAAGTATTCGGAATAAAAACAGGAAGGTTATCCGGCATTGTAGCGCATCATATCCCCAATTACCTTCAGAAAAACCGCCTGCCAAGCTGGGAAACCAATATTATGGAAGACTGGGAAGCCAAGGTAGACAAAATCATAGAGGAAACGGAACATGAAAATATGACGCTGATCTCCGGAATTCCGCCATGGCTGATCATGTATTTTGAGAAGCTGACGGAAAAACATGGTAAAAAGATCAAACAGCTTTTCCCGAACCTTCAGCTTATTGTTACCGGAGGAGTCAATTACGAGCCTTATCGTGATAAAATGGAAGAACTTTTGGGAAGCAAAGTAGATATCATCCAGACCTTTCCGGCGTCTGAAGGCTTCTTTGCTTTTCAGGATGATTATAGCAGAGAAGGACTGCTGCTCCTTACTAACCATGGAATTTTCTATGAATTTATCCCCCTGGAGGAATATGGCAAGCCCGAAGCAAGAAGATTAACGTTAAAAGAAATTGAGCTGCATAAAGATTATGCACTGATCCTTACCACCAATTCCGGATTATGGGCTTACTCCATAGGAGATGTTGTAAGGTTTATCAGCAAAGATCCATACAGAATTCTGGTAAGTGGAAGAACCAAACATTTCACTTCTGCTTTTGGGGAACACGTAATTGCTTTTGAAGTGGAAGAAGCAATGAAAGCAACCCTTGAAAAATATCCGGCACAGATTACAGAGTTTCATCTTGCACCTCAGGTAAATCCAACTGAAGGACTTCCTTATCATGAATGGCTGATAGAGTTTGAAAAGGAACCTGAGCATTTGGATGTATTCAGAAATGAGCTTGATCAGCAGCTAAGGGCAAGAAACACTTACTATGACGATCTGATTTCGGGAAATATTTTACAGAAACTACAGATCACCAGGCTTAAAAGGAATGCTTTTCATGAGTATGCCAAATCCCAGGGAAAATTGGGCGGCCAAAACAAGACCCCAAGATTGGCTAATGACAGGAAGATTGCAGATCTCTTAGAAATTTACAAACTTTAA